In Uranotaenia lowii strain MFRU-FL unplaced genomic scaffold, ASM2978415v1 HiC_scaffold_253, whole genome shotgun sequence, the genomic window TCAATCATATCGCTCAGATAAGGTGAAAACTCTATCAGAGTTTGGTGTTCGTTCGAAATTATGGAATCGAATTTACGATCGAACTCGTGTGTGTGGTCATTTCAGtacaaaattcaatagaaactATTCGAAATTCAAGCTTACACAACATTGGCTGATATTCATGGTTAAACGGAATGATTCCCAGCACATTTTATCTACTGAATGGCAAAACGTATACGAAGGTCTTTGTTTCTCTCTAAGACTTGGGAGCTAGTCCACATAACTTggagttttttatttcttaaaaaagaaaatctacAGAAATTTTGATGCCCCACTGGAAAATCGGGTATCTAACAGCTGGGCTTTCTTGTAAATGGACTTTTTCTGAGCTTCGTCAAAGCGGTTAGCGTGAAGGTCCACATTCCGATCGAATGGTCTACGGGTTGGCTCGGAAGAATCGTCGGTTCGTTTCTGTAAatgcaaacatttaagaaaacttaTTTTGTGAGACGCTATATGTACACCAATAAAAGTACCGTTTAAAGCTTACCTCTTTGTCTAACTTTTTCTGGTGTATTTCGAGCAACGATTTATCGCGCTTATGCtttttcttgtgttttttaACCATATCCTCCTGCTGTTTGTCTCTTTCAGCGGTCATTCGACGTTCTTGTTCCAATTCGCGTTCCCGAGCGGTGTCTTTGCTGGAACGATTGCCTTTTTTTCGTTCCTTATCAGAAGGAGTATCTGTCCACACTGAGCGATCACCAATTTCCTGTTTTTCTCGGGTTCTAAATTGGCGCGCTCCCAAACCCATGTCACTAACCTTTCGGATATCCGGTAATTCCAACATCCAATCTTCACGGGATGTTACATTGGTGCCTGTTCCATCGAAACGATCATTACCATCGaatcttttcatttttagttcTAGCGCACGTTTCTCCAGCTCAATCGCAGCACGAGAACTCGAAGCTCCTGGCATTGGACCAATGAAATCGTCCTCTTCATTGTCTACAGTTTCCTCTTCAGAAAACGGCGACAACTCCGATTCAGAACTGTCAGCTGCCGTTTGAGAGGGTTTAAAATCAGCTGGGAAGGCGGGACCAATTATGGATTGTCTATTGTTAATCGGACGATTCTCACTCTTGTTCAATAGATGTGGTGGAAGCGCAGGTCCTAATAATTCTTCGACTTCTAAGGTTTCGTTTTCTTGTTCCGCAGAGGTTGAAGCTTTCAGCGAAGGTGGCAACGCCGGGCCAAAGCTTTCCTCCAGAATGTCTTCTTTACCGATTTGGTCCTCCTGTGAGGAAAGCGAAGAAACCGAAATGTCTAGAATTTTGCCGACTTCTATTTTCGGTTGTTCAACACTCTCTctgtgtttttcatttttactaaGCTCGACATCTACAGAAACCTTTGCTTCCCGATAAGGTTCTCGTTCTTTCCTATCGTGTGATAGTCGTTTGGAATGGGATCTCGAATTAGATCTACTGCGGCGACGCTTACACTCTCTTTCTCGGCGTTTGGATCGTTCGCGGCTGCGACTCCGACTTCTACTTTTACTGCGGCTGGACCGACGTCGCTCATGGTTCCGATCTCTGCCTGAATCACGTTCTCTTCCACGGTCACGGCTGCCTCGGCCGGGATGGAAAGAATCATCTGATCTTCTGGACGTTCTACGGTTAGGAGAATATTTGCTGGTGCTTTCCTCTTTGTATCGAGTGGATGTGGTTTTAAAGCGAATGCCAGAGTCGGAATCTGATGTTTCCGAATCGGACATGATTTTTCTGAAAAGGACgaagatataaaaaattgtttattcgtTGAcgccttcgattttttttggaaacattaaATTAGATGCCATCATTCCATAGCTGTTTCATAAGAATTATAACGAGATACAGAAGTGAAATTGTCGTGGTTAAACTGAGCGTTCGTGAGTAGTTCACTACCAAGTAGGGCGTTTCACTTTAAGCGAGAATTGATTGATCGAATGACCTCGTTGGTTTCGAGTTTGACTGATTCAATGACATGAACTTGAAATTGCGATTTTCAACGTGCCAGTATAATGGAAAAGCATgttacaaaatcaaaaacattgcTTTTCTTGACTATGAATGTAAATATACGGGCCCAATCTTCTTGATTATTATTGAATTTACATAATCAGATGGATTTCTGATATGCATGTACATATAAAAGGAGAAATTATAATCAGTTTTTCGttcgtttttatttcattgttcGTCTTGTTAAATGCAAACACACAATTCTTGACTAGTGTGATTAAGATAAATGCACTTTACGTCTTATTCTATTCCACTAATCGAAGGTTTTAAGGGCTTTGGCCCAGCTATACTTAATCGATTTGCTGAATCCTGCCGAAGGGATATTTTTGAGAGACTGCTTCACGCTGCTCTGCCAAACGATGGACCGCAAGCTTCGGGAAACTATTTCCCTGTAGTTTGAACTTTTCGAAAGGGCGGTGAGAATATCTTCCGCATCCTGTCGGTAGCGTCCCTTGGTTTGCTGTTGAACTATTAGCCGGACAGGCCATTTTGGCAGCTGATTCAGGTGGTTAAGTATGGTTTGCTCGGTGAGGTCCTGGGTGCAGATGGTATTATCACTGGTGGCTTTGGGTAggtaaagaacatttttcagattttttagggCTGGTTCATACAGATTACGAAAGTTTTCTAACTGAGGGCGTACGATATTGTCGACTTTGCTtttattttccccaaaaatcATTCGAAAATCTCCGGCGTAGCTTAAATTAGATATTTCCCGGTATAGTTCAAACTCGGTAAAGTTTTCAGGTAATACAAGCAGCGCAGCATGTAAAGCGGTTTTCAGGTtactttcaattgaattttgtatttttgagcTAGATGCGGTCCGAATTATCTCAACAGGTTTATGTAACCTCCCGGCCAAATAAAGACTAGACCAATTGTTTAAATCTTCCATGAGGTCTTTGGTGGAAACAACTCCATATTTAATGATAATATTTTCTTCCGGAATCGGTATCAATGTGTTGAAAAAGACTTTGGCTCCTAAGCGTTCTTGATAGTTTGCAATGAAGCTACTCCCAAAAACTCGCATTCCGGAATAGTGCTCTGGGTTTTTCTCCAAATTGCTAGAGTGCCATCTGTGGGAATTATCTACGGTGAACACCATATCGATCATATTCTTCTTTTTGGAGGGCGAATCGTATCCAATTTGCTGTTTTACACCGGAACCATAAGCAAAGCAGAATGTAAAATTCTGTGGAAAGCGAGCAAGAATTCGAAAGAACATAGGGGAGGTGTTTCCTTTCGACAGCATCTTTGCATGCATCGTCTTCTGCTTCACAAAAACACGAACATTCCACAGGATATAAAATTGCTTCGATTTAAATAAtagacaaatttatttttccaaatatcgATGGAAGCACGCGGATCattaatttcactttttggacTGAAATGTCAAAACCACTCAAAATAATAATATCGATAAAAAGTTTAACAGACGTTTATGATAtaaccgaaaaaaataaaagcgaaGCATGATTACTTACCAAATTAACGAAACTGTTAGGGTGAATTGATAGTAAACAAATTTGCTGTTACTTTTGTCACTTATCTGGTGAAGTTCagctaaatattaaaaataaaaatcacaaaaatcattttaaaagcacAAACAACACATCAAGCCGCGACTAAAATGGTGTTTGTTTTGACAAAAAGTCGGCAGCACGGTTAAAGGAAAAACTCAAATTAGACTGCAAGTGAACGCAAAGCTGcaccgaaaataattttcactttaaaggtaagtgacatctggagtgaatttgcgccatacgtaaattcatgtgaattttaagtgaccggtcaagtgaaatcaCTTAAGTGAGcgatcaagtga contains:
- the LOC129759714 gene encoding GPALPP motifs-containing protein 1, coding for MSDSETSDSDSGIRFKTTSTRYKEESTSKYSPNRRTSRRSDDSFHPGRGSRDRGRERDSGRDRNHERRRSSRSKSRSRSRSRERSKRRERECKRRRSRSNSRSHSKRLSHDRKEREPYREAKVSVDVELSKNEKHRESVEQPKIEVGKILDISVSSLSSQEDQIGKEDILEESFGPALPPSLKASTSAEQENETLEVEELLGPALPPHLLNKSENRPINNRQSIIGPAFPADFKPSQTAADSSESELSPFSEEETVDNEEDDFIGPMPGASSSRAAIELEKRALELKMKRFDGNDRFDGTGTNVTSREDWMLELPDIRKVSDMGLGARQFRTREKQEIGDRSVWTDTPSDKERKKGNRSSKDTARERELEQERRMTAERDKQQEDMVKKHKKKHKRDKSLLEIHQKKLDKEKRTDDSSEPTRRPFDRNVDLHANRFDEAQKKSIYKKAQLLDTRFSSGASKFL
- the LOC129759712 gene encoding phosphatidate cytidylyltransferase, mitochondrial, which translates into the protein MLSKGNTSPMFFRILARFPQNFTFCFAYGSGVKQQIGYDSPSKKKNMIDMVFTVDNSHRWHSSNLEKNPEHYSGMRVFGSSFIANYQERLGAKVFFNTLIPIPEENIIIKYGVVSTKDLMEDLNNWSSLYLAGRLHKPVEIIRTASSSKIQNSIESNLKTALHAALLVLPENFTEFELYREISNLSYAGDFRMIFGENKSKVDNIVRPQLENFRNLYEPALKNLKNVLYLPKATSDNTICTQDLTEQTILNHLNQLPKWPVRLIVQQQTKGRYRQDAEDILTALSKSSNYREIVSRSLRSIVWQSSVKQSLKNIPSAGFSKSIKYSWAKALKTFD